A window of Novosphingobium terrae contains these coding sequences:
- a CDS encoding C-glycoside deglycosidase beta subunit domain-containing protein has translation MPERSIIQSSGFANIGPVAARSGFAVRLRQPNYRALRLSLIEGIDITVDGEHFAAEASTILLNGRDYTHAQMAETTAIRWAVGECLSVIVPRSGGLKPGVHEVGCVLRLRHPYFPPQFQPAFVRESRHITIIR, from the coding sequence ATGCCTGAGCGCAGCATCATCCAGAGCAGCGGCTTTGCCAACATCGGGCCGGTTGCGGCACGCAGCGGATTTGCAGTCCGTTTACGCCAGCCCAATTACCGGGCCTTGCGCCTTTCGCTGATCGAGGGGATCGATATCACCGTCGATGGCGAGCATTTCGCGGCGGAGGCCAGCACCATCCTGCTGAATGGCCGCGATTACACCCATGCCCAGATGGCCGAGACCACCGCCATCCGCTGGGCTGTGGGCGAATGCCTGAGCGTGATCGTGCCCCGCAGCGGCGGCCTCAAGCCGGGCGTGCATGAGGTGGGCTGCGTGCTGCGCCTGCGCCACCCCTATTTCCCGCCGCAGTTCCAGCCCGCTTTTGTGCGCGAAAGCCGCCACATCACGATCATCCGCTGA
- a CDS encoding UrcA family protein, giving the protein MNGTFGFIARASILALALSAAPSAFAAEVDSSDQAPRMEINLAGIDLTTNDGLTVARKRVSMAARSVCTGVVDVDGVPIQHGACVYKARAQGVQQLEAFHQQALAAAKSRAQYAYNAPVASGMKPN; this is encoded by the coding sequence ATGAACGGAACTTTTGGCTTTATCGCCCGGGCATCGATCCTCGCGCTGGCGCTGAGCGCCGCCCCTTCCGCCTTTGCGGCTGAGGTAGACTCCAGCGATCAGGCACCGCGGATGGAAATCAATCTGGCGGGGATCGATCTGACCACCAATGACGGCCTGACTGTGGCCCGCAAGCGTGTGAGCATGGCTGCGCGCTCGGTCTGCACGGGTGTGGTGGATGTCGATGGCGTGCCGATCCAGCATGGCGCCTGCGTCTATAAGGCGCGTGCGCAAGGCGTTCAGCAGCTGGAAGCCTTTCACCAGCAGGCTCTGGCGGCGGCGAAGAGCCGGGCGCAATATGCCTATAATGCGCCGGTGGCGTCGGGCATGAAGCCGAACTGA
- a CDS encoding helix-turn-helix transcriptional regulator: MSRPDLTRLIQGAYEAALQDHLWEPWSLDLMKALGGSGGVFWLVNNEEHRVERAISGWGPARGFEDYMEEQYRHDPQLRLAASLPGTQVFVGLPGVDVEPKPVRDYLQWQRTVVRNVHHQTAVTKLDNGCLQAGISIHRHGGLGPVEQADHQAMQTIWPELKRAMSLGFTQGDLLQAAFWDGLITGREGQIAFLIDDRARVIRLTHEAEGMIDGLSIRRHRLHAAHHGEQAELDRIIATAVTREAPQSGAMRLTRPSGRRPLVLIAYPLPRSSRMLAPAEAAGLITVIDPGAARSPHSALLRQAFALTEREAELATLLLKGHSVESAASTLAIAMPTARTHMRRLYEKTGTTGQVAMIELLLRIAL; encoded by the coding sequence ATGAGCAGGCCGGACCTCACCCGACTGATCCAGGGAGCCTATGAGGCGGCTCTTCAGGATCACTTATGGGAACCGTGGTCGCTTGATCTGATGAAGGCGCTGGGCGGCTCCGGCGGCGTCTTCTGGCTTGTGAACAATGAGGAGCATCGGGTCGAGCGCGCGATTTCCGGCTGGGGGCCCGCGCGCGGCTTCGAAGACTATATGGAGGAACAATATCGCCATGACCCGCAACTCAGACTTGCCGCCTCGCTGCCCGGCACGCAGGTCTTCGTGGGCCTGCCCGGGGTCGATGTTGAACCGAAACCTGTCCGGGATTATCTGCAATGGCAGCGGACGGTGGTGCGCAATGTCCACCACCAGACGGCGGTGACCAAGCTGGACAATGGATGCCTGCAGGCCGGCATCTCGATCCATCGCCATGGCGGGCTGGGCCCGGTGGAGCAGGCCGATCATCAGGCCATGCAGACCATCTGGCCGGAGCTGAAACGCGCCATGTCGCTGGGTTTCACGCAAGGCGACCTGCTGCAGGCCGCTTTCTGGGATGGGCTGATCACCGGGCGCGAAGGACAGATCGCCTTCCTGATTGACGACCGCGCGCGCGTCATTCGCCTGACTCACGAAGCCGAGGGCATGATCGATGGGCTGAGCATCCGGCGGCATCGCCTGCATGCGGCCCACCATGGCGAGCAGGCCGAACTGGACCGGATCATCGCCACCGCCGTCACGCGGGAGGCGCCGCAATCGGGCGCGATGCGGCTGACGCGGCCTTCGGGGCGGCGGCCTCTGGTGCTGATCGCCTATCCTTTGCCGCGCAGCAGCCGCATGCTGGCGCCCGCCGAGGCGGCGGGGCTGATCACCGTGATCGATCCCGGCGCGGCACGGTCGCCACACAGCGCCTTGCTCCGTCAGGCCTTTGCCCTGACGGAGCGTGAAGCCGAATTGGCAACGCTGCTGCTGAAGGGGCATTCTGTCGAATCCGCGGCCTCGACGCTGGCGATCGCCATGCCGACAGCACGAACCCATATGCGCCGCCTGTATGAGAAGACTGGCACGACAGGGCAGGTCGCTATGATCGAACTGCTGCTGCGGATCGCGCTTTGA
- a CDS encoding sugar phosphate isomerase/epimerase family protein — MSSFKYGVSLYSYTDDIGTVMDLDEALEHVADTGATGIEILSESHIPAYPMPSTAWIDRWFARIETLRLVPTNMATWVDTRLTLTRDMSEQEGAAQLAQDLKLAHRLGFRFIRPKFGVVDGELTPHPIWRGAVERVLDLAHDLNLIIMPEIHAPTPIRHPVTEAYVDFIQKTGTRNFGLLIDTGIFQDRPLPYWPGETPEIRKAALSFLDGIAVPVEHLAEVIDYVPFIQAKFHHIDEHLHDHHIPWERIVPMLKRLNYTGYLSSEYEGARDPWVAIEQVRRQHCLLRRLESAYDAAQEPLHA, encoded by the coding sequence ATGAGCAGCTTCAAATATGGCGTCTCGCTCTACAGCTACACCGATGACATCGGCACGGTGATGGATCTGGACGAGGCGCTGGAACACGTCGCCGATACCGGCGCCACCGGCATCGAGATCCTGAGCGAAAGCCACATCCCGGCCTATCCCATGCCGTCCACCGCATGGATTGACCGCTGGTTCGCCCGTATCGAGACGCTCAGGCTGGTCCCCACCAACATGGCGACATGGGTGGACACGCGCCTGACCTTGACGCGCGACATGAGCGAGCAGGAGGGCGCGGCGCAACTGGCGCAGGACCTCAAGCTGGCGCATCGTCTGGGCTTCCGCTTCATCCGGCCCAAATTCGGCGTGGTGGATGGGGAGCTGACCCCGCATCCCATCTGGCGCGGCGCGGTCGAGCGGGTGCTGGATCTGGCGCATGATCTCAACCTGATCATCATGCCCGAAATCCATGCGCCCACGCCCATCCGCCATCCGGTGACCGAGGCCTATGTCGATTTCATCCAGAAGACCGGCACGCGCAATTTCGGCCTGCTGATCGACACCGGCATCTTTCAGGACCGCCCCTTGCCATATTGGCCGGGTGAAACGCCCGAGATCCGCAAGGCCGCGCTCAGCTTCCTCGACGGTATCGCCGTGCCGGTCGAGCATCTCGCCGAGGTGATCGATTACGTGCCCTTCATTCAGGCCAAGTTCCACCACATCGACGAGCATCTGCATGATCATCACATCCCCTGGGAGCGCATTGTCCCCATGCTGAAACGGCTGAACTACACCGGCTATCTCTCCAGCGAATATGAGGGCGCGCGCGATCCATGGGTGGCCATCGAGCAGGTGCGGCGCCAGCATTGCCTGCTGCGCCGGCTGGAAAGCGCTTATGATGCGGCGCAGGAGCCCCTCCATGCCTGA
- a CDS encoding sulfatase family protein, with amino-acid sequence MSLLRKTLSTAAATFAAMALIPSTAPAQTAAPTTAPVAQHPRNIIFVLVDDLRFDAMGFLQPKGLVHTPNIDAMAAQGTYFPNGVTTSSLCSPARASILTGMTARNHGVVDNNNSSEAGLTFFPAYLQQVGYQTGFFGKWHMGNDTDAPRPGFDKWVSFKGQGHYYPTTDLPPAAIAAGKVNMLNVDGKEVAQKGYITDELTDYAMNWLTKERDPKKPFFLYLSHKAVHSDPLPPVRYVHQYDKTQFTLPASWANTPENYAGKPRWVYDQRNSWHGIDFFYNSDMKMTEYLKYYYGTLSGVDDSLGRIMAYLKANHLEKDTLVVFTSDNGFMIGDHGLIDKRAAYEASQRVPLVMWEPGTVPAGVVNTGRVRGLDFAPTFLDIAGVKEVPKQFEGQDAWGLINGSIKPADWKPSDFVYEYYWEWSFPETPTTFAITRGTMKYIQYHGIYDRDELYDLAADPTEMHNLAEDPAHLADKIALRKALYTQLANREGKHAIPFTERQAIGAVRRSKTGTGAAPFPAEWLVEPNRVDRIDDILPDSLAKQAAHQAGKPFVNMPTVDQQLKSIPEK; translated from the coding sequence ATGTCGCTTCTGCGCAAGACCCTGAGCACCGCTGCTGCCACCTTCGCCGCCATGGCGCTGATCCCCTCCACCGCTCCGGCCCAAACGGCGGCGCCAACCACCGCTCCTGTTGCGCAGCATCCGCGCAACATCATCTTCGTGCTGGTGGATGATCTGCGCTTTGACGCCATGGGCTTTCTGCAACCCAAGGGGCTGGTCCACACCCCCAACATCGATGCCATGGCCGCGCAGGGCACCTATTTCCCCAATGGCGTCACCACATCCTCGCTGTGCAGCCCGGCGCGCGCCAGCATTCTGACCGGCATGACCGCGCGCAACCATGGCGTGGTGGACAACAACAATTCTTCCGAAGCCGGGCTGACCTTCTTCCCCGCCTATCTGCAACAGGTGGGCTATCAGACCGGTTTCTTCGGCAAGTGGCATATGGGCAATGACACCGATGCCCCGCGCCCTGGCTTCGACAAATGGGTCAGCTTCAAGGGTCAGGGCCATTACTATCCCACCACCGATCTGCCCCCCGCCGCCATCGCTGCGGGCAAGGTCAACATGCTCAATGTGGACGGCAAGGAGGTCGCGCAGAAAGGCTATATCACCGACGAGCTGACCGATTATGCCATGAACTGGCTGACCAAAGAGCGCGATCCCAAGAAACCCTTCTTCCTCTATCTCAGCCACAAGGCGGTGCATTCCGATCCGCTGCCGCCGGTGCGTTACGTTCATCAGTATGACAAGACGCAATTCACCCTGCCCGCCAGCTGGGCCAATACGCCCGAGAACTATGCGGGCAAGCCGCGCTGGGTCTATGATCAGCGCAACAGCTGGCACGGCATCGACTTCTTCTACAATTCCGACATGAAGATGACGGAATATCTGAAGTATTATTACGGCACGCTCTCCGGCGTGGATGACAGTCTGGGACGCATCATGGCCTATCTGAAGGCCAATCATCTGGAGAAGGACACGCTGGTCGTCTTCACCAGCGACAATGGTTTCATGATCGGCGACCATGGGTTGATCGACAAGCGCGCCGCCTATGAAGCCTCGCAGCGGGTGCCGCTGGTGATGTGGGAGCCGGGCACCGTGCCTGCCGGTGTGGTCAACACGGGCCGCGTGCGCGGTCTGGATTTCGCGCCGACCTTCCTCGACATCGCGGGCGTGAAAGAGGTGCCCAAACAGTTCGAAGGGCAGGACGCCTGGGGACTGATCAACGGCAGCATCAAGCCCGCTGACTGGAAGCCCAGCGATTTCGTCTATGAATATTACTGGGAATGGAGCTTCCCCGAAACGCCGACGACTTTCGCCATCACGCGCGGCACGATGAAATACATCCAGTACCACGGCATCTACGATCGCGACGAACTCTATGACCTCGCCGCCGATCCCACCGAGATGCATAATCTGGCCGAGGACCCCGCGCATCTGGCCGACAAGATCGCGCTGCGCAAGGCGCTCTACACCCAACTCGCCAACCGCGAGGGCAAGCACGCCATCCCCTTCACCGAGCGTCAGGCGATCGGCGCGGTGCGGCGCAGCAAGACCGGCACCGGCGCGGCGCCCTTCCCCGCCGAATGGCTGGTGGAGCCCAACCGCGTGGACCGCATCGACGATATCCTGCCCGACAGCCTGGCCAAGCAGGCCGCGCATCAGGCGGGCAAGCCCTTCGTCAACATGCCCACCGTCGATCAGCAGCTGAAGAGCATTCCGGAAAAGTGA
- a CDS encoding TetR/AcrR family transcriptional regulator — translation MAKAPTYHKEDLRRDLLAAARAHVAAQGHLSLSLRSLAQQVGVSTAAPYYHFADRRALLLAVAEEGFAQLNGSALGIAEEPLPAADRMLALGEAFLTFAATQPRLLELMYESELTTPEIDPALLVQQSRGYRALLTVMEQACPALPPVELSVRVMAFWSTVYGYAMLRTKLMLKPYEPSDLPAETVDRAVIGQAVKAAMTR, via the coding sequence ATGGCCAAGGCCCCGACCTATCACAAGGAAGATCTGCGCCGCGATCTGCTGGCCGCCGCCCGCGCGCATGTGGCGGCGCAGGGCCATCTGTCGCTGTCGCTGCGGTCTCTGGCGCAGCAGGTGGGGGTCAGCACGGCGGCGCCCTATTACCACTTCGCTGACCGCCGCGCGCTGTTGCTGGCCGTGGCGGAAGAAGGCTTTGCCCAACTCAATGGCTCTGCTCTGGGCATTGCCGAAGAGCCGTTGCCCGCCGCCGACAGGATGCTGGCGCTGGGCGAGGCGTTCCTGACCTTCGCCGCCACCCAGCCGCGCCTGCTCGAACTGATGTATGAAAGCGAGCTGACCACGCCGGAGATCGATCCGGCGCTGCTGGTGCAACAAAGTCGCGGCTATCGCGCCTTGCTCACGGTGATGGAACAAGCCTGCCCTGCCCTGCCCCCGGTGGAGCTGTCGGTGCGGGTGATGGCGTTCTGGTCCACGGTCTATGGCTATGCGATGCTGCGCACCAAGCTGATGCTCAAGCCCTATGAGCCATCCGATCTGCCCGCCGAGACAGTCGATCGCGCGGTGATCGGCCAGGCGGTGAAAGCAGCCATGACGCGCTGA
- a CDS encoding SLC13 family permease, translating into MAITPPAFSQHDLLLHMPGGMTGAQLLSFALIGGAVAVFAWGRFRYDVVALVALVIGLATGDVSIKQAFTGFTSDVVVIIACALVVSAAIARSGVIEWAVGGSMARLRGAAVQVPVLAGTTALLSMLTKNVGALAIMMPIALRIGRNEGSSVSSLLMPMSFMSLLGGLVTLVGTSTNIIVSQIREETLGHPYQMFDFAPVGLILTALGFLFVSLGWRLLPRDRQARAGLDEAAAEAPYVTEARVPETLPDDIATIADLKLGEAGVSLRAIVEADGKSRTPLPDASLRPGASLVLEGSDKALDRLFARTPLEQTRDARELEKDEAREELRTIEAVIQPGSLLIGRSAERTRLQDMHGVQLMGIGRSDERITQRLRDVRLRAGDVLVLRAGEKTLPEALGDLGLLPLVERMVKLGDRRRMFLPIAILAVAMVLVALKLVPIAGAFFGAAVLMVVVGGLSMREAYGALEPEVLVLIGALTPLSEAVQHSGGSALIADMLAGWLQGVAPLLALGAIMLAAMACSPFLHNAPTVLVLAPIAVGVARALHLHPDPFLMAVATGAGCDFLTPIGHQCNTLVMGPGGYRFGDYWRLGLPLSLLVILIGSLAISLIWPLA; encoded by the coding sequence ATGGCCATAACCCCGCCCGCTTTCAGCCAGCATGATCTGCTCCTTCACATGCCGGGCGGGATGACCGGCGCGCAGCTCCTCTCCTTTGCCCTGATCGGCGGCGCGGTGGCGGTCTTTGCGTGGGGGCGCTTCCGTTATGATGTGGTGGCGCTGGTGGCGCTGGTCATCGGTCTGGCCACGGGCGATGTATCGATAAAACAGGCTTTTACCGGCTTTACCAGCGATGTGGTGGTGATCATCGCCTGCGCGCTGGTGGTCAGCGCGGCCATTGCGCGTTCCGGTGTGATCGAATGGGCGGTCGGCGGCTCGATGGCCCGGTTGCGCGGCGCGGCGGTGCAGGTGCCGGTGCTGGCGGGCACGACGGCGCTGCTCTCGATGCTGACCAAGAATGTCGGCGCTCTGGCGATCATGATGCCGATTGCGCTGCGCATCGGGCGCAATGAGGGGTCTTCGGTCTCCTCGCTGCTGATGCCCATGTCCTTCATGTCGCTGCTGGGCGGGCTGGTGACGCTGGTGGGCACCTCCACCAACATCATCGTCAGCCAGATCCGCGAGGAGACGCTGGGCCACCCCTATCAGATGTTCGATTTCGCCCCTGTCGGGCTGATCCTCACGGCGCTGGGGTTTCTGTTTGTCAGCCTCGGCTGGCGCCTGTTGCCGCGCGACCGGCAGGCACGGGCGGGGTTGGATGAGGCTGCCGCTGAGGCGCCCTATGTCACCGAAGCCCGCGTGCCCGAGACGCTGCCGGATGACATCGCCACCATCGCCGATCTCAAGCTGGGCGAGGCGGGCGTGTCCTTGCGCGCCATTGTCGAGGCGGATGGCAAGTCGCGGACGCCGCTGCCCGATGCCTCATTGCGCCCCGGCGCCAGCCTGGTGCTGGAGGGCAGCGACAAGGCGCTCGATCGCCTTTTTGCCCGCACGCCGCTGGAGCAGACGCGCGATGCCCGCGAGCTGGAAAAGGACGAGGCCAGGGAGGAATTGCGCACCATCGAGGCGGTGATCCAGCCCGGCTCGCTGTTGATCGGGCGCAGTGCCGAGCGCACGCGGCTGCAGGACATGCATGGCGTGCAGCTGATGGGCATCGGCCGCAGCGATGAGCGGATCACGCAACGCCTGCGCGATGTGCGGCTGCGTGCCGGCGATGTGCTGGTGCTGCGCGCGGGCGAGAAAACCCTGCCCGAGGCTTTGGGCGATCTGGGCCTGCTGCCGCTGGTCGAGCGTATGGTGAAGCTGGGCGACCGCCGCCGCATGTTTCTGCCCATCGCCATTCTGGCCGTGGCCATGGTGCTGGTGGCGCTGAAGCTGGTGCCGATTGCCGGGGCCTTTTTCGGCGCGGCGGTGCTGATGGTGGTGGTGGGCGGCCTCTCCATGCGCGAGGCCTATGGCGCGCTGGAGCCCGAGGTGCTGGTGCTGATCGGTGCGCTCACCCCGCTGAGCGAGGCGGTGCAGCACAGCGGCGGCAGCGCGCTGATCGCCGATATGCTGGCCGGATGGCTGCAAGGCGTGGCGCCTCTGCTGGCGCTGGGTGCGATCATGCTGGCGGCGATGGCCTGCTCGCCCTTTTTGCACAATGCGCCCACGGTGCTGGTGCTGGCCCCCATCGCGGTGGGCGTGGCGCGGGCGCTGCATCTCCATCCCGACCCTTTCCTGATGGCGGTGGCGACAGGCGCGGGCTGCGATTTCCTCACACCCATCGGCCATCAGTGCAACACGCTGGTGATGGGGCCGGGCGGCTATCGTTTCGGCGATTACTGGCGGCTGGGGCTGCCGCTGTCCCTGCTGGTCATTCTGATCGGATCGCTGGCGATCAGCCTGATCTGGCCTCTGGCGTGA
- a CDS encoding LacI family DNA-binding transcriptional regulator, translated as MATIKDVAEKSGISIKTVSRVLNGVETVRPNVRAKVEAAIRDLNYRPALAARQLVSGKTYILVILVPDVAAWYYSRMLLAMAQACRAVGWHLVVEVFDRQALEGDEDWAITLSCNADAVIVLPPWSDHPQMLRSLERLGLPAVRVAAQAQGYGMVLDVHDRAVSAQLVTHLIAQGHERIAMIAPPSPHFASEQRHLGYRDAMAAAGLEAPAHYLIRSTMTFESGQDAFAQLITLPQRPTAIVAVNDATALGAMTAALRQGLRVPQDLAVTGFDNSNESRCSLPPLTTVEQPFEQIARAAVLMAIDREDTPGDAIGPRIILRESTEGIA; from the coding sequence ATGGCCACCATCAAGGATGTCGCCGAAAAGTCGGGCATTTCGATCAAGACCGTCTCGCGCGTGCTCAACGGCGTGGAAACGGTGCGCCCGAATGTGCGCGCCAAGGTGGAAGCCGCAATCCGCGACCTCAACTACCGCCCGGCGCTGGCCGCACGGCAACTGGTGAGCGGCAAGACCTATATCCTCGTCATTCTGGTGCCCGATGTGGCGGCCTGGTATTATTCGCGCATGCTGCTGGCCATGGCGCAGGCCTGCCGCGCGGTGGGCTGGCATCTGGTGGTGGAGGTCTTCGACCGGCAAGCGCTTGAAGGGGATGAGGATTGGGCGATCACCCTGTCCTGCAACGCCGATGCGGTGATCGTGCTGCCACCATGGTCGGACCATCCCCAAATGCTGCGCTCGCTGGAGAGGCTGGGTCTGCCTGCGGTGCGGGTTGCCGCGCAGGCGCAGGGCTATGGCATGGTGTTGGATGTGCATGACCGGGCGGTTTCGGCGCAGCTGGTCACGCATCTGATCGCGCAGGGGCATGAGCGGATCGCGATGATCGCCCCGCCCTCGCCCCATTTCGCTTCCGAGCAGCGCCATCTGGGCTATCGCGACGCCATGGCGGCAGCGGGGCTGGAGGCACCCGCGCACTATCTGATCCGCAGCACCATGACCTTCGAAAGCGGGCAGGATGCCTTTGCGCAGCTGATCACACTGCCCCAGCGCCCCACCGCCATTGTGGCCGTCAATGATGCCACGGCGCTGGGCGCCATGACCGCCGCGCTGCGCCAAGGCCTTCGCGTGCCTCAGGATCTGGCCGTCACCGGTTTCGACAATTCGAACGAAAGCCGCTGCTCGCTGCCGCCGCTCACCACGGTGGAGCAGCCTTTCGAACAGATCGCCCGCGCCGCCGTGCTGATGGCCATCGACCGCGAGGACACGCCGGGTGACGCCATCGGTCCGCGCATCATCCTGCGAGAATCGACCGAGGGCATCGCCTGA
- a CDS encoding FAD-dependent oxidoreductase → MSDSKGRIAIIGAGPGGMAAALAALRLGFDVALFERAKEIRAAGNILNLWPPPQKVLRLIGVDTDDLGAPCHTYFENAEGRRRADVQLPPEVEAEYGGGFIGLLRWGLYRRMLDAIPPGVLHLGRELTGIEDQGSGVSLSFADGTTHRADVVVGADGINSFVRRHLWGDRPIRHQKLHLVGGYLFLSEEPKGLGIIAHNRTTQVSYTPIRHEGKWGYEWWVLEACDPAAPAPEDLIGFCKARVKGFSRKVRELIEATPVEHMQRWEIRDRPPLRQWSKGRITLVGDAAHPTSPYAAYGAGMSIEDGYFLARELAAVEMADTAAVRGALLRFEQRRIPHTVQVTQGAYVTGKIFHHCPAPLRPLRDWIFDHTRFLQKMVGDDMPKHILSQLAEIEEGEPYIPTHKREAAQ, encoded by the coding sequence ATGAGCGACAGCAAAGGGCGCATCGCCATCATCGGCGCCGGGCCGGGGGGCATGGCCGCCGCACTGGCCGCGCTGCGGTTGGGCTTCGACGTAGCGCTGTTCGAACGTGCGAAGGAGATCCGCGCTGCCGGAAACATCCTCAATCTGTGGCCGCCGCCGCAGAAGGTGCTCAGGCTGATCGGTGTCGATACCGATGATCTGGGCGCGCCCTGCCACACCTATTTCGAAAATGCGGAAGGCCGCCGTCGCGCCGATGTGCAACTGCCGCCCGAGGTCGAGGCCGAATATGGCGGCGGCTTTATCGGCCTGCTGCGCTGGGGCCTGTATCGGCGGATGCTCGATGCCATTCCGCCCGGCGTGCTGCATCTGGGCCGCGAGCTGACCGGCATCGAAGATCAGGGCAGCGGCGTCAGCCTGAGCTTTGCCGATGGCACCACGCACCGGGCCGATGTGGTGGTTGGCGCTGATGGCATCAACTCCTTCGTGCGCAGGCATCTGTGGGGTGACAGGCCGATCCGCCATCAGAAGCTGCATCTGGTGGGCGGTTATCTGTTCCTCAGCGAGGAGCCCAAAGGCCTTGGCATCATCGCCCATAACCGCACCACGCAGGTCAGCTACACGCCGATCCGGCATGAGGGGAAATGGGGCTATGAATGGTGGGTGCTGGAGGCCTGCGATCCTGCTGCCCCCGCGCCGGAAGATCTGATCGGCTTCTGCAAGGCGCGGGTGAAGGGCTTCTCCCGCAAGGTCCGCGAGCTGATCGAGGCCACGCCGGTCGAGCATATGCAGCGCTGGGAAATCCGCGATCGCCCGCCGCTCCGGCAATGGTCGAAGGGGCGGATCACGCTGGTGGGCGATGCCGCGCATCCCACCTCGCCCTATGCCGCTTACGGCGCGGGCATGTCGATCGAGGATGGCTATTTTCTGGCACGCGAGCTGGCGGCGGTTGAGATGGCCGATACGGCCGCCGTGCGCGGCGCGCTGCTGCGCTTCGAGCAGCGCCGCATCCCCCATACGGTGCAGGTGACGCAAGGGGCCTATGTCACGGGCAAGATCTTCCACCATTGCCCGGCGCCCTTGCGGCCGCTGCGCGACTGGATCTTCGACCACACGCGCTTCCTGCAAAAGATGGTGGGCGATGACATGCCCAAGCACATCCTCTCGCAATTGGCCGAGATCGAGGAGGGCGAACCCTACATCCCCACCCACAAGCGGGAGGCAGCGCAATGA
- a CDS encoding glycoside hydrolase family 1 protein: protein MTHITRRNAIGSALTAALCGSALTAPAQAATPGASKAPRATNPHFPAGFLWGAATAGHQVEGQNTNSDIWLLEHTKPSIYKESSGDACDSFNRWPQDLDLVRHLGLNTYRFSLEWSRIEPAQGEFSAVMLDHYKRMITGCRDRGITPVVTFNHYSVPIWFAAAGGWESAGSVDHFARYCDKAARHLSAEIGLATTLNEPNILDALNWLPLPFPPEMKQVQASMLANAARSCGTALFSSSNAGNIDAMRGNLLAGHRAGYQAIKAANPSLQVGVSLTVGDDQAAGSTTARDRKREAVYGPWMRLIAEVGDFIGVQNYGRYLFDDHGPIKPPAGAELTQMGEEFYPASLEGAVRYAHAATGKPVLISENGIATTDDSRRAAYIPQAIAGVRRAIASGVPVMGYIHWSLMDNFEWLFGFEPRYGLTAVDRETFERKPKPSAYVYGEIAQGKRMV from the coding sequence ATGACCCATATCACGCGGCGCAACGCCATCGGCTCGGCCCTGACGGCAGCCCTGTGCGGCTCTGCCCTGACGGCGCCTGCACAAGCGGCAACGCCCGGCGCATCCAAGGCCCCCCGCGCCACCAATCCGCATTTTCCGGCGGGATTTCTCTGGGGTGCCGCCACCGCCGGCCATCAGGTCGAGGGGCAGAACACCAATTCCGACATCTGGCTCCTCGAACACACCAAACCATCGATCTACAAGGAATCCTCAGGCGATGCCTGCGACAGTTTCAACCGCTGGCCTCAGGATCTGGACCTTGTTCGCCATCTTGGCCTGAACACCTATCGCTTCTCGCTGGAATGGTCGCGTATCGAACCGGCGCAAGGCGAGTTTTCGGCGGTGATGCTTGACCATTACAAGCGGATGATCACAGGGTGCCGCGATCGTGGCATCACCCCTGTCGTGACCTTCAACCACTACAGCGTCCCCATCTGGTTCGCAGCGGCCGGAGGTTGGGAATCCGCAGGCTCGGTCGATCATTTCGCCCGCTATTGCGACAAGGCCGCGCGCCATCTCTCGGCAGAGATCGGTCTGGCCACCACCTTGAACGAGCCCAATATTCTCGATGCCCTCAACTGGCTGCCCCTGCCATTTCCGCCGGAAATGAAGCAGGTGCAGGCCTCCATGCTGGCGAATGCGGCCAGATCGTGCGGCACTGCGCTGTTCTCGTCCTCGAATGCCGGGAACATCGATGCGATGCGCGGCAATCTGCTGGCGGGGCACCGGGCCGGCTATCAGGCCATCAAGGCGGCCAATCCCTCGTTGCAGGTCGGCGTCTCGCTGACGGTCGGGGATGATCAGGCGGCCGGCTCAACCACCGCGCGCGACAGGAAGCGTGAGGCGGTGTACGGCCCCTGGATGCGTCTGATCGCCGAGGTCGGGGATTTTATCGGCGTCCAGAATTACGGGCGCTATCTCTTTGATGACCATGGCCCGATCAAGCCTCCGGCCGGTGCGGAACTGACGCAAATGGGCGAGGAATTCTATCCCGCCTCACTGGAAGGGGCCGTCCGCTATGCCCATGCGGCGACCGGCAAGCCAGTGCTGATTTCCGAGAACGGCATCGCCACCACCGATGACAGCCGCCGCGCCGCCTATATCCCGCAAGCGATTGCCGGTGTCCGTCGCGCGATCGCCAGCGGTGTGCCGGTCATGGGCTATATCCATTGGTCACTGATGGACAATTTCGAGTGGCTGTTCGGCTTTGAACCCCGCTACGGGCTGACCGCTGTCGACCGCGAGACCTTCGAGCGCAAGCCCAAGCCAAGCGCCTATGTCTATGGCGAGATTGCTCAAGGAAAACGCATGGTTTGA